One window of Cygnus olor isolate bCygOlo1 chromosome 28, bCygOlo1.pri.v2, whole genome shotgun sequence genomic DNA carries:
- the PEAR1 gene encoding platelet endothelial aggregation receptor 1 isoform X4, producing MALRAAALAVHACLLAALHPGDPNVCSYWESFTAAVKESYAKPHVVASAEPCTRVLSLSQPCLQQRIVYRTEYRQAVRTDYRRRYQCCLGYYESRDVCVPRCTQECVHGRCVAPERCQCEPGWRGADCSSECDERSWGRDCGHRCDCHHGAPCDPLSGVCACPPGFADPLCGQPCPPGTYGQGCRLRCPCHHGAPCNGSTGACLCPLGLAGPLCDAPCPEGTPCDSHCPCQNGGICHPPGSNTCVCPHGWMGDICSTPCPPGRFGPGCQGECRCHNGGRCDPLGGQCQCAPGFTGEQCQERCPVGRYGQDCRESCDCANGGQCFHVDGACLCEAGFQGSRCEEPRCLPGLYGLHCQSRCLCHPQHSLSCHPLLGECSCRPGWAGLFCNESCPPGSFGAGCLQSCLCLNGGTCDGATGRCHCPPGYTDEHCSSLCPPDTFGVNCSGRCSCQHAVACSPTDGSCSCKEGWHGPDCSVPCPAGTWGPGCNRSCDCAHGAACSAQSGTCSCSPGWHGPRCHQPCPNGTFGAGCGQRCDCAHADGCDAVTGECRCLPGWTGPQCKRGCPHGFWGRGCGQPCSCRNGASCSPEDGSCTCAPGYRGPNCQRSLPPAACPPGRYGKRCSLSCSCSNRSSCHPATGVCLCAAGWTGTRCEEECPPGTFGLQCEQLCRCPQNATCHPVTGVCPCAPGRSGPHCEAATPDQPYTIVPTPPLAYSTLGVVVSLVALVALLVAVVAAALCYRHRQKGKENRHLAVAYTAGRTDTSEYVVPDVPPGHAHYYSNPSYHTLSQCTLPAPSAQDRASSLKVPGPQLFPGAERPYGPEGNATLPPDWKHLGAPPLGPRGVGHLDRSYSYSYSCSLGKYYGKEHPQEGLGASASSLASENPYATIKDLPPLLAKTPEGSYMEMKAPVQREMSYAEIGLLEEPPAGPEEESIPGGAEGAEPAPAPPSHYDSPKNSHIPSHYDMPPVRHHPPSPPLRRKDR from the exons ATGGCGCTGCGGGCCGCGGCGCTGGCGGTGCACGCCTGCCTCCTGGCCGCCCTCCACCCCGGAGACCCCAACGTCTGCAGCTACTGGGAGAG CTTCACGGCGGCGGTGAAGGAGTCGTACGCCAAGCCCCACGTCGTGGCCTCCGCCGAGCCCTGCACCAGGGTGCTGAGCttgtcccagccctgcctgcagcaaag GATCGTGTACCGCACCGAGTACCGGCAGGCGGTGCGCACCGACTACCGCCGGCGCTACCAGTGCTGCCTGGGCTACTACGAGAGCAGGGACGTCTGCGTCC CGCGCTGCACCCAGGAGTGCGTCCACGGCCGGTGCGTGGCTCCCGAGCGCTGCCAGTGCGAGCCGGGCTGGCGGGGCGCCGACTGCTCCAGCG AGTGTGACGAGCGGTCGTGGGGCCGGGACTGCGGGCACCGCTGCGACTGCCACCACGGGGCCCCCTGCGACCCACTGAGCGGGGTCTGCGCCTGCCCCCCCGGCTTCGCCGACCCGCTGTGCGGCCAGCCCTGCCCCCCGGGCACCTACGGCCAGGGCTGCCGCCTCCGCTGCCCCTGCCACCACGGAGCCCCCTGCAACGGCTCCACCGGCGCCTGCCTCTGCCCCCTGGGGCTCGCCGGCCCCCT CTGTGATGCGCCCTGCCCCGAGGGGACGCCGTGCGACAGCCACTGCCCCTGCCAGAACGGGGGCATCTGCCACCCCCCCGGCTCCAACACCTGCGTGTGCCCTCATGGATGGATG GGGGACATCTGCTCCACGCCGTGCCCCCCCGGGCGCTTCGGCCCCGGCTGCCAGGGCGAGTGCCGCTGCCACAACGGGGGCCGCTGCGACCCCCTGGGGGGGCAGTGCCAGTGCGCCCCCGGCTTCACCGGAGAGCA GTGCCAGGAGCGGTGCCCGGTGGGCAGGTACGGGCAGGACTGCCGGGAGAGCTGCGACTGCGCCAACGGGGGCCAGTGCTTCCACGTGGACGGGGCTTGCCTCTGCGAGGCCGGCTTCCAGGGCAGCCGCTGCGAGGAGCCGCGCTGCCTGCCTGGCCTCTACGGCCTCCACTGCCAGAGCCGCTGCCTCTGCcacccccagcacagcctcag TTGCCACCCGCTGCTCGGGGAGTGCTCCTGCCGCCCCGGCTGGGCCGGGCTCTTCTGCAACGAGAGCTGCCCCCCCGGCTCCTTCGGGGCCGGCTGCCTGCAGTCCTGCCTCTGCCTCAACGGGGGCACCTGCGACGGGGCCACCGGCCGCTGCCACTGCCCCCCCGGCTACACG gACGAGCACTGctcctccctgtgccccccTGACACCTTCGGGGTGAACTGCTCGGGGcgctgctcctgccagcacgCCGTCGCCTGCTCCCCCACCGAtggctcctgctcctgcaaggAAG GCTGGCACGGACCCGACTGCTCGGTGCCGTGTCCCGCCGGCACCTGGGGCCCCGGCTGCAACCGGAGCTGCGACTGCGCCCACGGGGCCGCCTGCAGCGCCCAGAGCGggacctgcagctgctccccgGGCTGGCACGGCCCccgctgccaccagccctgcccg aACGGGACGTTCGGCGCCGGCTGCGGGCAGCGCTGCGACTGCGCCCACGCGGACGGCTGCGACGCCGTCACCGGGGAGTGCCGCTGCCTGCCCGGCTGGACAG GGCCGCAGTGCAAGCGGGGCTGCCCGCACGGCTtctggggccggggctgcggccagccctgctcctgccgcAACGGAGCGTCCTGCTCGCCCGAGGACGGATCCTGCACCTGCGCCCCGGGCTACCGCGGTCCCAACTGCCAGCGCT CCCTGCCGCCCGCAGCCTGCCCGCCCGGCCGCTACGGCAAGAGGTGCTcgctgagctgctcctgctccaacCGCTCCTCCTGCCACCCCGCCACCGGCGTCTGCCTCTGCGCCGCGGGCTGGACGGGGACACGCTGCGAAGAAG AGTGCCCCCCCGGGACTTTTGGGCTCCAGTGTGAGCAGCTGTGCCGCTGTCCCCAAAACGCCACTTGTCACCCCGTTACCGGCGTGTGCCCGTGCGCCCCCGGCAGGAGCGGCCCCCACTGTGAGGCTG CGACCCCTGACCAGCCCTACACCATCGTGCCCACCCCTCCGCTGGCCTACAGCACCCTGGGGGTGGTGGTCAGCCTGGTGGCCCTGGTGGCTTTGCTGGTGGCCGTGGTGGCCGCGGCGCTGTGCTACCGCCACCggcagaaggggaaggagaaccGGCACCTGGCCGTGGCGTACACGGCGGGACGGACGGACACCTCCGAGTACGTGGTGCCAG ACGTGCCGCCGGGCCACGCGCACTACTACTCCAACCCCAGCTACCACACGCTGTCCCAGTGCACGCTGCCTGCCCCCAGCGCCCAGGACAGAGCCAGCTCCCTAAAG GTACCCGGCCCCCAGCTCTTCCCCGGTGCAGAGAGGCCCTACGGCCCCGAAGGCAACGCCACGCTGCCCCCCGACTGGAAGCACCTCGGGGCGCCCCCGCTGGGACCCAGGG GTGTGGGGCACCTGGACCGGAGTTACAGCTACAGCtacagctgcagcctggggaagtACTACGGCAAGG AGCACccccaggaggggctgggggccagcGCCAGCTCGTTGGCCAGCGAGAACCCCTACGCCACCATCAAGGACCTGCCCCCCCTCCTGGCCAAGACCCCCGAGGGCAGCTACATGGAGATGAAGGCCCCGGTGCAGCGGGAGATGTCCTATGCCGAGATCGGGCTCCTCGAGGAGCCTCCTGCCGGCCCCGAGGAGG AGAGCATCCCGGGGGGGGCAGAGGGCGCGGAaccagccccggccccccccagccacTACGACTCCCCCAAGAACAGCCACATCCCCAGCCACTACGACATGCCCCCCGTCCGCCACCACCCGCCGTCCCCCCCGCTGCGCAGGAAGGACCGCTGA
- the PEAR1 gene encoding platelet endothelial aggregation receptor 1 isoform X5: MALRAAALAVHACLLAALHPGDPNVCSYWESFTAAVKESYAKPHVVASAEPCTRVLSLSQPCLQQRIVYRTEYRQAVRTDYRRRYQCCLGYYESRDVCVPRCTQECVHGRCVAPERCQCEPGWRGADCSSECDERSWGRDCGHRCDCHHGAPCDPLSGVCACPPGFADPLCGQPCPPGTYGQGCRLRCPCHHGAPCNGSTGACLCPLGLAGPLCDAPCPEGTPCDSHCPCQNGGICHPPGSNTCVCPHGWMGDICSTPCPPGRFGPGCQGECRCHNGGRCDPLGGQCQCAPGFTGEQCQERCPVGRYGQDCRESCDCANGGQCFHVDGACLCEAGFQGSRCEEPRCLPGLYGLHCQSRCLCHPQHSLSCHPLLGECSCRPGWAGLFCNESCPPGSFGAGCLQSCLCLNGGTCDGATGRCHCPPGYTDEHCSSLCPPDTFGVNCSGRCSCQHAVACSPTDGSCSCKEGWHGPDCSVPCPAGTWGPGCNRSCDCAHGAACSAQSGTCSCSPGWHGPRCHQPCPNGTFGAGCGQRCDCAHADGCDAVTGECRCLPGWTGPQCKRGCPHGFWGRGCGQPCSCRNGASCSPEDGSCTCAPGYRGPNCQRSCPPGRYGKRCSLSCSCSNRSSCHPATGVCLCAAGWTGTRCEEECPPGTFGLQCEQLCRCPQNATCHPVTGVCPCAPGRSGPHCEAATPDQPYTIVPTPPLAYSTLGVVVSLVALVALLVAVVAAALCYRHRQKGKENRHLAVAYTAGRTDTSEYVVPDVPPGHAHYYSNPSYHTLSQCTLPAPSAQDRASSLKVPGPQLFPGAERPYGPEGNATLPPDWKHLGAPPLGPRGVGHLDRSYSYSYSCSLGKYYGKEHPQEGLGASASSLASENPYATIKDLPPLLAKTPEGSYMEMKAPVQREMSYAEIGLLEEPPAGPEEESIPGGAEGAEPAPAPPSHYDSPKNSHIPSHYDMPPVRHHPPSPPLRRKDR, encoded by the exons ATGGCGCTGCGGGCCGCGGCGCTGGCGGTGCACGCCTGCCTCCTGGCCGCCCTCCACCCCGGAGACCCCAACGTCTGCAGCTACTGGGAGAG CTTCACGGCGGCGGTGAAGGAGTCGTACGCCAAGCCCCACGTCGTGGCCTCCGCCGAGCCCTGCACCAGGGTGCTGAGCttgtcccagccctgcctgcagcaaag GATCGTGTACCGCACCGAGTACCGGCAGGCGGTGCGCACCGACTACCGCCGGCGCTACCAGTGCTGCCTGGGCTACTACGAGAGCAGGGACGTCTGCGTCC CGCGCTGCACCCAGGAGTGCGTCCACGGCCGGTGCGTGGCTCCCGAGCGCTGCCAGTGCGAGCCGGGCTGGCGGGGCGCCGACTGCTCCAGCG AGTGTGACGAGCGGTCGTGGGGCCGGGACTGCGGGCACCGCTGCGACTGCCACCACGGGGCCCCCTGCGACCCACTGAGCGGGGTCTGCGCCTGCCCCCCCGGCTTCGCCGACCCGCTGTGCGGCCAGCCCTGCCCCCCGGGCACCTACGGCCAGGGCTGCCGCCTCCGCTGCCCCTGCCACCACGGAGCCCCCTGCAACGGCTCCACCGGCGCCTGCCTCTGCCCCCTGGGGCTCGCCGGCCCCCT CTGTGATGCGCCCTGCCCCGAGGGGACGCCGTGCGACAGCCACTGCCCCTGCCAGAACGGGGGCATCTGCCACCCCCCCGGCTCCAACACCTGCGTGTGCCCTCATGGATGGATG GGGGACATCTGCTCCACGCCGTGCCCCCCCGGGCGCTTCGGCCCCGGCTGCCAGGGCGAGTGCCGCTGCCACAACGGGGGCCGCTGCGACCCCCTGGGGGGGCAGTGCCAGTGCGCCCCCGGCTTCACCGGAGAGCA GTGCCAGGAGCGGTGCCCGGTGGGCAGGTACGGGCAGGACTGCCGGGAGAGCTGCGACTGCGCCAACGGGGGCCAGTGCTTCCACGTGGACGGGGCTTGCCTCTGCGAGGCCGGCTTCCAGGGCAGCCGCTGCGAGGAGCCGCGCTGCCTGCCTGGCCTCTACGGCCTCCACTGCCAGAGCCGCTGCCTCTGCcacccccagcacagcctcag TTGCCACCCGCTGCTCGGGGAGTGCTCCTGCCGCCCCGGCTGGGCCGGGCTCTTCTGCAACGAGAGCTGCCCCCCCGGCTCCTTCGGGGCCGGCTGCCTGCAGTCCTGCCTCTGCCTCAACGGGGGCACCTGCGACGGGGCCACCGGCCGCTGCCACTGCCCCCCCGGCTACACG gACGAGCACTGctcctccctgtgccccccTGACACCTTCGGGGTGAACTGCTCGGGGcgctgctcctgccagcacgCCGTCGCCTGCTCCCCCACCGAtggctcctgctcctgcaaggAAG GCTGGCACGGACCCGACTGCTCGGTGCCGTGTCCCGCCGGCACCTGGGGCCCCGGCTGCAACCGGAGCTGCGACTGCGCCCACGGGGCCGCCTGCAGCGCCCAGAGCGggacctgcagctgctccccgGGCTGGCACGGCCCccgctgccaccagccctgcccg aACGGGACGTTCGGCGCCGGCTGCGGGCAGCGCTGCGACTGCGCCCACGCGGACGGCTGCGACGCCGTCACCGGGGAGTGCCGCTGCCTGCCCGGCTGGACAG GGCCGCAGTGCAAGCGGGGCTGCCCGCACGGCTtctggggccggggctgcggccagccctgctcctgccgcAACGGAGCGTCCTGCTCGCCCGAGGACGGATCCTGCACCTGCGCCCCGGGCTACCGCGGTCCCAACTGCCAGCGCT CCTGCCCGCCCGGCCGCTACGGCAAGAGGTGCTcgctgagctgctcctgctccaacCGCTCCTCCTGCCACCCCGCCACCGGCGTCTGCCTCTGCGCCGCGGGCTGGACGGGGACACGCTGCGAAGAAG AGTGCCCCCCCGGGACTTTTGGGCTCCAGTGTGAGCAGCTGTGCCGCTGTCCCCAAAACGCCACTTGTCACCCCGTTACCGGCGTGTGCCCGTGCGCCCCCGGCAGGAGCGGCCCCCACTGTGAGGCTG CGACCCCTGACCAGCCCTACACCATCGTGCCCACCCCTCCGCTGGCCTACAGCACCCTGGGGGTGGTGGTCAGCCTGGTGGCCCTGGTGGCTTTGCTGGTGGCCGTGGTGGCCGCGGCGCTGTGCTACCGCCACCggcagaaggggaaggagaaccGGCACCTGGCCGTGGCGTACACGGCGGGACGGACGGACACCTCCGAGTACGTGGTGCCAG ACGTGCCGCCGGGCCACGCGCACTACTACTCCAACCCCAGCTACCACACGCTGTCCCAGTGCACGCTGCCTGCCCCCAGCGCCCAGGACAGAGCCAGCTCCCTAAAG GTACCCGGCCCCCAGCTCTTCCCCGGTGCAGAGAGGCCCTACGGCCCCGAAGGCAACGCCACGCTGCCCCCCGACTGGAAGCACCTCGGGGCGCCCCCGCTGGGACCCAGGG GTGTGGGGCACCTGGACCGGAGTTACAGCTACAGCtacagctgcagcctggggaagtACTACGGCAAGG AGCACccccaggaggggctgggggccagcGCCAGCTCGTTGGCCAGCGAGAACCCCTACGCCACCATCAAGGACCTGCCCCCCCTCCTGGCCAAGACCCCCGAGGGCAGCTACATGGAGATGAAGGCCCCGGTGCAGCGGGAGATGTCCTATGCCGAGATCGGGCTCCTCGAGGAGCCTCCTGCCGGCCCCGAGGAGG AGAGCATCCCGGGGGGGGCAGAGGGCGCGGAaccagccccggccccccccagccacTACGACTCCCCCAAGAACAGCCACATCCCCAGCCACTACGACATGCCCCCCGTCCGCCACCACCCGCCGTCCCCCCCGCTGCGCAGGAAGGACCGCTGA
- the PEAR1 gene encoding platelet endothelial aggregation receptor 1 isoform X3: MALRAAALAVHACLLAALHPGDPNVCSYWESFTAAVKESYAKPHVVASAEPCTRVLSLSQPCLQQRIVYRTEYRQAVRTDYRRRYQCCLGYYESRDVCVPRCTQECVHGRCVAPERCQCEPGWRGADCSSECDERSWGRDCGHRCDCHHGAPCDPLSGVCACPPGFADPLCGQPCPPGTYGQGCRLRCPCHHGAPCNGSTGACLCPLGLAGPLCDAPCPEGTPCDSHCPCQNGGICHPPGSNTCVCPHGWMGDICSTPCPPGRFGPGCQGECRCHNGGRCDPLGGQCQCAPGFTGEQCQERCPVGRYGQDCRESCDCANGGQCFHVDGACLCEAGFQGSRCEEPRCLPGLYGLHCQSRCLCHPQHSLSCHPLLGECSCRPGWAGLFCNESCPPGSFGAGCLQSCLCLNGGTCDGATGRCHCPPGYTDEHCSSLCPPDTFGVNCSGRCSCQHAVACSPTDGSCSCKEGWHGPDCSVPCPAGTWGPGCNRSCDCAHGAACSAQSGTCSCSPGWHGPRCHQPCPNGTFGAGCGQRCDCAHADGCDAVTGECRCLPGWTGPQCKRGCPHGFWGRGCGQPCSCRNGASCSPEDGSCTCAPGYRGPNCQRSLPPAACPPGRYGKRCSLSCSCSNRSSCHPATGVCLCAAGWTGTRCEEECPPGTFGLQCEQLCRCPQNATCHPVTGVCPCAPGRSGPHCEAATPDQPYTIVPTPPLAYSTLGVVVSLVALVALLVAVVAAALCYRHRQKGKENRHLAVAYTAGRTDTSEYVVPGERHAGPRLSSPPGSRGTGADACPPDVPPGHAHYYSNPSYHTLSQCTLPAPSAQDRASSLKVPGPQLFPGAERPYGPEGNATLPPDWKHLGAPPLGPRGVGHLDRSYSYSYSCSLGKYYGKEHPQEGLGASASSLASENPYATIKDLPPLLAKTPEGSYMEMKAPVQREMSYAEIGLLEEPPAGPEEESIPGGAEGAEPAPAPPSHYDSPKNSHIPSHYDMPPVRHHPPSPPLRRKDR; encoded by the exons ATGGCGCTGCGGGCCGCGGCGCTGGCGGTGCACGCCTGCCTCCTGGCCGCCCTCCACCCCGGAGACCCCAACGTCTGCAGCTACTGGGAGAG CTTCACGGCGGCGGTGAAGGAGTCGTACGCCAAGCCCCACGTCGTGGCCTCCGCCGAGCCCTGCACCAGGGTGCTGAGCttgtcccagccctgcctgcagcaaag GATCGTGTACCGCACCGAGTACCGGCAGGCGGTGCGCACCGACTACCGCCGGCGCTACCAGTGCTGCCTGGGCTACTACGAGAGCAGGGACGTCTGCGTCC CGCGCTGCACCCAGGAGTGCGTCCACGGCCGGTGCGTGGCTCCCGAGCGCTGCCAGTGCGAGCCGGGCTGGCGGGGCGCCGACTGCTCCAGCG AGTGTGACGAGCGGTCGTGGGGCCGGGACTGCGGGCACCGCTGCGACTGCCACCACGGGGCCCCCTGCGACCCACTGAGCGGGGTCTGCGCCTGCCCCCCCGGCTTCGCCGACCCGCTGTGCGGCCAGCCCTGCCCCCCGGGCACCTACGGCCAGGGCTGCCGCCTCCGCTGCCCCTGCCACCACGGAGCCCCCTGCAACGGCTCCACCGGCGCCTGCCTCTGCCCCCTGGGGCTCGCCGGCCCCCT CTGTGATGCGCCCTGCCCCGAGGGGACGCCGTGCGACAGCCACTGCCCCTGCCAGAACGGGGGCATCTGCCACCCCCCCGGCTCCAACACCTGCGTGTGCCCTCATGGATGGATG GGGGACATCTGCTCCACGCCGTGCCCCCCCGGGCGCTTCGGCCCCGGCTGCCAGGGCGAGTGCCGCTGCCACAACGGGGGCCGCTGCGACCCCCTGGGGGGGCAGTGCCAGTGCGCCCCCGGCTTCACCGGAGAGCA GTGCCAGGAGCGGTGCCCGGTGGGCAGGTACGGGCAGGACTGCCGGGAGAGCTGCGACTGCGCCAACGGGGGCCAGTGCTTCCACGTGGACGGGGCTTGCCTCTGCGAGGCCGGCTTCCAGGGCAGCCGCTGCGAGGAGCCGCGCTGCCTGCCTGGCCTCTACGGCCTCCACTGCCAGAGCCGCTGCCTCTGCcacccccagcacagcctcag TTGCCACCCGCTGCTCGGGGAGTGCTCCTGCCGCCCCGGCTGGGCCGGGCTCTTCTGCAACGAGAGCTGCCCCCCCGGCTCCTTCGGGGCCGGCTGCCTGCAGTCCTGCCTCTGCCTCAACGGGGGCACCTGCGACGGGGCCACCGGCCGCTGCCACTGCCCCCCCGGCTACACG gACGAGCACTGctcctccctgtgccccccTGACACCTTCGGGGTGAACTGCTCGGGGcgctgctcctgccagcacgCCGTCGCCTGCTCCCCCACCGAtggctcctgctcctgcaaggAAG GCTGGCACGGACCCGACTGCTCGGTGCCGTGTCCCGCCGGCACCTGGGGCCCCGGCTGCAACCGGAGCTGCGACTGCGCCCACGGGGCCGCCTGCAGCGCCCAGAGCGggacctgcagctgctccccgGGCTGGCACGGCCCccgctgccaccagccctgcccg aACGGGACGTTCGGCGCCGGCTGCGGGCAGCGCTGCGACTGCGCCCACGCGGACGGCTGCGACGCCGTCACCGGGGAGTGCCGCTGCCTGCCCGGCTGGACAG GGCCGCAGTGCAAGCGGGGCTGCCCGCACGGCTtctggggccggggctgcggccagccctgctcctgccgcAACGGAGCGTCCTGCTCGCCCGAGGACGGATCCTGCACCTGCGCCCCGGGCTACCGCGGTCCCAACTGCCAGCGCT CCCTGCCGCCCGCAGCCTGCCCGCCCGGCCGCTACGGCAAGAGGTGCTcgctgagctgctcctgctccaacCGCTCCTCCTGCCACCCCGCCACCGGCGTCTGCCTCTGCGCCGCGGGCTGGACGGGGACACGCTGCGAAGAAG AGTGCCCCCCCGGGACTTTTGGGCTCCAGTGTGAGCAGCTGTGCCGCTGTCCCCAAAACGCCACTTGTCACCCCGTTACCGGCGTGTGCCCGTGCGCCCCCGGCAGGAGCGGCCCCCACTGTGAGGCTG CGACCCCTGACCAGCCCTACACCATCGTGCCCACCCCTCCGCTGGCCTACAGCACCCTGGGGGTGGTGGTCAGCCTGGTGGCCCTGGTGGCTTTGCTGGTGGCCGTGGTGGCCGCGGCGCTGTGCTACCGCCACCggcagaaggggaaggagaaccGGCACCTGGCCGTGGCGTACACGGCGGGACGGACGGACACCTCCGAGTACGTGGTGCCAGGTGAGCGGCACGCGGGGCCGCGGCTCTCCAGCCCCCCGGGGTCCCGTGGCACCGGGGCTGACGCCTGTCCCCCAGACGTGCCGCCGGGCCACGCGCACTACTACTCCAACCCCAGCTACCACACGCTGTCCCAGTGCACGCTGCCTGCCCCCAGCGCCCAGGACAGAGCCAGCTCCCTAAAG GTACCCGGCCCCCAGCTCTTCCCCGGTGCAGAGAGGCCCTACGGCCCCGAAGGCAACGCCACGCTGCCCCCCGACTGGAAGCACCTCGGGGCGCCCCCGCTGGGACCCAGGG GTGTGGGGCACCTGGACCGGAGTTACAGCTACAGCtacagctgcagcctggggaagtACTACGGCAAGG AGCACccccaggaggggctgggggccagcGCCAGCTCGTTGGCCAGCGAGAACCCCTACGCCACCATCAAGGACCTGCCCCCCCTCCTGGCCAAGACCCCCGAGGGCAGCTACATGGAGATGAAGGCCCCGGTGCAGCGGGAGATGTCCTATGCCGAGATCGGGCTCCTCGAGGAGCCTCCTGCCGGCCCCGAGGAGG AGAGCATCCCGGGGGGGGCAGAGGGCGCGGAaccagccccggccccccccagccacTACGACTCCCCCAAGAACAGCCACATCCCCAGCCACTACGACATGCCCCCCGTCCGCCACCACCCGCCGTCCCCCCCGCTGCGCAGGAAGGACCGCTGA